A genomic region of Cannabis sativa cultivar Pink pepper isolate KNU-18-1 chromosome 1, ASM2916894v1, whole genome shotgun sequence contains the following coding sequences:
- the LOC115707764 gene encoding probable protein S-acyltransferase 12 yields MQINVFTLCSGLKFLGYLMILLVAAIIAVSYYAVVVFICGNQLLRGGLHSFFGFSVIIIFHALLILLLWSYFRVVFKNPGTVPENWKPSVEEDNLQASTHPTHSDQVAPDASSSTQSLDGIERRQPGYCTRCQIGKPPRCHHCSVCQRCVLKMDHHCIWVVNCVGAQNYKFFLLFLLYTFLETTLDTLVLLPHFVKFFGDAKNRSTSAGNLAIVFTAFVLNLAFSLSLLCFIIMHASLVSSNTTSVEVYEKKRAVRWQYDLGKKRNLEQVFGKKKALWFFPLFSKDDLDNIPALEGLEFPTRADVEV; encoded by the exons ATGCAGATCAACGTCTTTACGCTCTGCTCCGGCCTTAAATTCCTTGGCTATCTTATGATTCTATTGGTTGCCGCCATTATTGCCGTCTCTTACTACGCCGTCGTTGTCTTCATCTGCGGAAATCAGCTCCTCCGTGGTGGTCTTCACTCATTTTTCGGTTTCTCTGTCATCATTATCTTCCATGCTCTG CTTATCTTATTATTATGGAGCTACTTTAGGGTAGTTTTTAAAAACCCAGGTACTGTCCCTGAAAATTGGAAACCTTCAGTGGAGGAAGATAATTTGCAGGCTAGTACTCATCCTACACATTCAGATCAGGTAGCTCCTGATGCTTCTTCTTCCACACAGTCTTTAGATGGAATAGAAAGAAGACAGCCTGGCTATTGCACTCGTTGCCAAATTGGCAAGCCGCCACGTTGTCATCATTGTTCTGTTT GCCAAAGATGTGTGCTTAAGATGGATCACCATTGCATTTGGGTGGTGAATTGTGTAGGAGCTCAGAACTATAagtttttccttctttttttg CTTTATACGTTCCTGGAGACGACATTGGATACTTTAGTTTTGCTGCCTCATTTTGTCAAATTCTTTGGTGATGCCAAAAATCGTTCCACTTCTGCTGGAAATCTTGCTATTGTTTTTACAGCTTTTG TTCTTAATTTGGCCTTTTCATTGAGTCTTCTTTGTTTCATTATTATGCATGCATCCCTTGTATCTAGCAATACTACATCCGTAGAG GTTTATGAGAAGAAAAGAGCAGTAAGATGGCAGTATGACCTCGGAAAGAAGAGGAATTTGGAGCAG GTTTTTGGAAAGAAAAAGGCACTCTGGTTCTTCCCATTGTTCTCAAAAGACGATTTGGACAACATACCTGCACTTGAAGGCCTAGAATTTCCAACACGTGCTGATGTTGAGGTTTGA